DNA from Rhipicephalus microplus isolate Deutch F79 chromosome 5, USDA_Rmic, whole genome shotgun sequence:
GTGCGCCCTCAGTAAATTCATGATGTTAAAGAAACGTTTTCCCTCGGCTCTTTTTAGACTTCTTAGCTCCTATTCTTAAGCAATAAACGCTTCTTGTACACTTCAAATCACAAACGAGAACACCTTTCTTCAGAAAGAAGAATAATGAGCAGGGTTTTCGACATGCATTTCCTGCTCTGTTGAATGTATTCTTTCAACGAAAGATTGATATTACTAACCTCACAAAGACTGATCTACGCAACCGGTTTGCATTAAAGAGGCAATTCAGAATGCTTGACTGCAACGTGACGTAATATTACTGAGTACCCATGACAGACCTTGTTAATTTATGCattgtttgtttcatttcttgtgCCTGCCTTCTTTATTGTAATGGTCATAGTAGACTTGTACAATAGCACACGCAAATGCATTGCGTTTTATATTTCGTATGAATTTGGGTAAAGTGCATATTTCGCATGGACTCGCGTATCGTGCCAAATACAAACGCACACacgcttctattttttttttttgaccagccGATCTATATCTCTAACAGGGGGCCCGAGTTTGCGTCTAGTGAAAAATTACGTCTGCATGCACGGGTCTTGCTCTATTCTTATAAAAATAACAATTGAATTGAATATAGTAAGATTAGACTACATTAAAACAAAAGATATGTCTGACGCACGCGGACGCATTTGTGTAGCTCAGAGAATTATAAATAAGTGTAATTTGTAAATGGAGCGGACTTGACCCACTCGCTTCTCTACAGATTATCTTAGAGGAGAAAAAACGTAAGTTGAGTCAACAGCGgcaagaaacattttttttacaatttgttTCGAGTGCAGATAAACAAACAATATAAATTTTGATGGACAGAGCGCCATCTTCCTTCTAATTGAAAAATAATAACGTGGACGTATATAGTTGTATAATAAGTGCCACTTCGCGACGCATTCTGATTTTCAGGTGTTCTACCTTCAATTTTGTCCTCATTTTAGCAAAGTTCTCACCTGTGCTTTcgtcggcagtgaagtgatggTAATCATAATAATAGAACTGTATTGGGCAGAGATACATGGTAATTTATAtagaatgataataataatattaataaaaagaagaagaagagaaaggaggaagaggaggaggaggaggttaCTCAAAGAGCAGTTGATGTCTAAGATCAGTACCCTGGATGCCGGAAACAACCATGTAGGTTATCAGTCTCAACACAGCTGTATAATCGTTCTACCTTGTCCAGCCAGACTAGAACAATGGTTTCAACGCACGTCAGTGGCAACAGATATCTACTGCATGTTAGTTCATTGAACTCAGACCTTATCGTATAACGATTGTGCCCTTTTAGAACAGCGAAATGACGACGATTGGCAAACACGTGAATAATGGGGTGGagattaaaggggtactgacacaaaaaccttggcctcgcgtttttctgctgcaatgcgttgctgggggcctgttaatcatgacacgacacattgtttgctgcaggacgcgacagataattaatcacaggcccctcattatcaatcagtttcagtttcggtttgagagagttgCAAAAACTGGGtacaactgtcgccacctagcgtgtgcagctcttgaccacgtcagcacacaatactgtgacgcacttccgcacggtTTCCatagagaatttttttttttcgaataggaaacggcactggaatgtcgccaaacacataACTTTCTAAGCGggcgccacggccacgcactcgcaaccagccgcgagaaatatagactgcgggaactaacgcggcaaaagaaaaatggcggttATGGCGTAATCGTGACTTGTTTTGTTCACCGTAGAGTGGTGACGTGaaggaagtagggggtcacctcggAGTCACCTCCGAGGGTAtctatagcgctatggagtcggtcgctcacgcaaacttcaataTTAATTTAAAGTACCTTTCAAGCTATAATCGCtattgatatcttgcagatgatatacgaatgttcccGAGAATCGACCCCGTATGCTATCTCGGCCTTGAAAtgttgtgtcagtacccctttaagagaGCGACGTGCAAGACCAATCGAATGTATGCGTATGGCTACAGCTTGCTGCTTTTGTTCGCTCTGATACAGTTGCATGCTTACTAACAATATAAGGagatttacgtcccaaaaccaagccATGATTAGGATAGCCGCCGTAGTGGAAGatgccggaaatttcgaccatctgctgTTCTTCGACATGCGCTGACAAcgcagagtacacgggcctcaacgattccgcctccaccgaaatgagACCGCAACGGCCGGGATTGAATCCGCGACctttggatcagcagccgagcactttacCTTCGATCCACGGCAGCGGACATGCTAAGGAAGTCTGTGCAAACTGTATTTTACTCTTTACATCTTTTAAATGAAATAGGTTATTTTCAAAGCTAAACACACGCTTTTGATATGCCAGCTAGCCATCCTCCACCTTGATCTCCTATTGTTCTCTCATAgccattgttgttgttttttttttcacatatctTGTACTGACTATATGGTTACTGATCTATCCGGACTAACAGGATAGGTCAGCAATCttgaagtaagaaaaaaatcacgaaaaaagcAATGCCAATGGTGCTTCAAAAAGCAGTAAACTTGCGAATGTTCATCATGCATCATAAGTACTAGCAACCGCTCTAACGACGATGATACCAAAAACAACACCGCATCTTTAATTTGCGTTTTCCTATTTTTAaatgcttctctttttttttcgacatttttACCATCGTCTTTCTGGACAATCTACCAAATTGGGTTTGAAGTCGCGATAGTAGGGGGCCGTgaactagtaaaaaaaaaagctgttttagaacacagttttttttttcactgtcctTTCTTTCTGTATTACAGAACGGAAAAtaaattttgatttgatttgacttGATTGTTGGTGCTAACAACAAAACCAACCAACAAACCAACAAGACATTGTATATTCCTTATAGGAAAAAGACGCCTTTCAGAGATACGCAATTACCCGAGTTCTTCATCAACATAGCCAGTGATAGCTCAGTTTAGTTTGTTAATTTCAACTAAATATCTACTTTCTAGCCCACACAGCTGCGTACATCTGTGGTACCTCGTGGGATACTCTAGCAATTCAGCTGAAACTTCTTCAAACTATCCAACTTAACGAACTCTCTATAGTTTTCATTGCTCTTGTCATATAATTGAGACATTAATTAGTATATCTGATAGTCAAGATGTAGGTGCATAAAAACAATCTGTCCGCTCTATACGCGATGTGACCATGCTGCATAATATGGGCTGCATCCGTAGACTGTACTCCTACGTCATACGCCGTATGTTGTATAGATGTACATAGTGCTGCTGgttatttttcttctcttcttcttttgaattttttctcatctttctggtatCTTGTGTATTACCACCacgatgttgggatagccggctctaatgtAGCCTTCATTCTCATGTTCTTtatataaaattaaaaaaaaatattatattACATGCGAAACCTTACCCTCTGCTTTCACTCAACGTAATTATCGTTAGATTACTACTAGCAAGTATAGCAAACATTCCCCCAAGGCTCGTCAGTaatgaaagaagagagagagagagacaaaacgtAACAGAGATTCACAAGCGCACAAACGTCTTTTCGACGTGTATACGTCGCAATGACGGACACAAGGACACTACAAAACAGTCACCACATGTATATACTAATACACGCACTCATAATAGGGTGCATATTCATTCTCGTATATATCGCATGCAAAAGCAAAAATGAAAGGAGGGCACGCTGTTCTCTGCAGTCGCACACAGTTCTAGGCGGTCCAtgtcgcacgcacacacacacataaacacgcCTCTGCCTTCCATGTGTAACATGGAAGACAggggcatgtgtgtgtgtgtgtgtgattttgcgtgtgtgtgttattgtgtgtttgtgtgtgtgtgtgtttgtgagtttgtgtgtgtgtgtttgtgtgtgtctttgtgtttgtgtgtgtttgttgtgtgtgcgtgtgtgtttgtgtgtgttcatgtgtgcgtttatgtgtgtgtttgtgtgtgtgcgtttgtgtgtgtctttgtttgtgtgtgtgtttgtgtgtgtgcgtttgtgtgtgtttgtttgtgtttgtgtgtgtttgtttgtgtgtgttcgtgtgtgtgtgtttgtgtgtgtttgtgtgtttgtgtgtgtgtttgtgtgtttgtgtgtgtgtttgtgtgtgtctttgtgtttgtgtgtgtttgttgtgtgtgtgcgtgtgtgtgtgtgtgtttgtgtgtgtgtgtttgtgtgtgtgtttgtgtgtgtgtttgtgtgtgtgtgtgtgtttatgtgtgtgtgtttatgtgtgtgtgtgttcgtgtgtgtgtgttcgtgtgcgtgtgtttgtttgtgtgtgtttgtgtgtgtttgtgtgcgtgtgtttgtgtgtgtttgtttgtgtgtgcacttgtgtgtgtgtgtttgtgtgtgtgaatgtgtgtgtgtttgtttgtttgtgtgtgagtgtgtttgtgtgtgtgtttgtttgtgtgtgtgagtgtgtttgtgtgtgtttgtgtgtttgtgtgtatgtgtgtagatatgtttgtgcgtgtgtgcttgtgtgtttgtgcgtgtgtgtttgtgtgcttgtgtgtgtgtgtttgtgtgagtgtttgtgtgtgtgtgtgtttgtgtctgtgatcgtgtgtgcgtgtttgtgtgagtgtgtttgtgtgtatgtgtgtgtttgtgtgtgtgtgtgtgtttgtgtgtgtaagtgtgtgtgtgtgtttgtgtgtgtgtttgtgtgtgtgtttgtatgtttgtttgtgtgtttgtgtgtgtgtttgtatgtttgtgtgttttagtgtgtgtgtgcgcgtgtgtttgtgtgtgtgtgtgtgtgtgtgtgtgtgtgtgtgtgtgtgtgtgtgtgtgtgtgtgtgtgtgtgtgtgtgtgtgtgtgtgtgtgtgtgtgcgtgcgtgcctgGGAAGGTGATATACATGCCGCCTCCCAATGCGCTTGTCCTTACCAGATGCAGtatccttcgacagcacttgtctCAGGAACCCGACGTCTTCTAGGCCAATTAGCGAGCCGGCAATTTGGCGAACGTTTCGTGCTCGTTTCTGGTAAGGGCACGCTATCAATGCCAGCAGCCTGAGGGCACTTACAAATACACACAAAGACACACACGAAGGAATCAAAATCATCATGGACTGTATTGTCGTATATATGGCACCCGCTAAATATGTCCCGTATGTCGAGCCAAGCCTGTCTCATCGGCTTTTTTCATGTGGACCTATAGCCGTCGGCACCCGGAACGGTCTATTCTTGCCGCACTGCTTCGTAAATAGTATGCAGTTCACGGAACACTGCAAACAACGAGAAGAGCGGATCCACGGTGACTGTTCTCTTCCATTGATCTCTCCGACAGTACACGGTAGCGAAACGTGTCGTCTGATTGCTCCCGACAGAGACAACGGTACAGGATGAAGACTGATCCACGACTCACTAAAAACGCAGAACAATAAAACAAAACACGTAACTCGTACTGTACCCCGTAATACCGCAATAAGCCTCTTTTCGGGACGCTGGCAGATAAACAGCGAAATAAACAATGCGGTGTACCTGGGAGATGCGGACGGAGCTGCGCCGTGTCCATCAGAGCTCGTTAGTCGAACCAGCGGGGATACTGAAACATATGCGTGGTTGACGGTGTGCGTGAGCTTTGCagacaaaaagaaggaaaaaaaacataggCAATAAATACACACAGGCAAATATAATGTTTCAGGCGTATCGTGTCGCTCGAGCTGCGTTGTGCCGCGGGAAACAAAAGGTGGAGAtggacaaggaaagaaagaaaataatcgAAAACCTATCTAAGTACTCAACCACCGGTCCGCTCCCACCCAGTGCGtttgtgaatgtgtgtgtgtttatgcgtTGAGGAGTAGCCGTTATGTGTTTTAGTGCGTAAGATACGGACACCACGAACGACAGGCTCTTTTTGTATGAGCCGCGCGGGCTTGTCGTAAAGCAGTTGTTTTTAGGAGCTTCCCTCGCTACATACCTGCATACGGGGGCGACTGGGTCCGGAATATGACAGCCAGACCGAAGGGGTGCTGTTCTGTTATTCTTCACGAGGGAGGAAAATCGAAGGGAAGTAACACAGACTACAATACTGATTCGTTTGTCTTGCTTGGTGCTTAAGAAAGATACAGTGCGGTAGGCGGGGCACGGATATGAAAACTTCCCCCTTGCCCACTCCCACCACCCATATGCAGTCACTGTCGCGCGCACCGTGTAGAAGATGGTAGCAACCTGAGAACTGAAAGAGAAGAAATTAAACGGAAACGCGACATGCCCGGTGGAGGGCCGAAATGAGATGCCTACATTCGCATTTCGTCGTCTCGTTACATTCGCTTGAATACTCAATACGTCCTATcgttttgtatgtatgtgtgttctTACTTATATCTGTTTGTCCTTCGTTTCTTGTCGGTCTATGTTTTGTTTCATCCCGGTTTCTCGATCGCTTCTGCCAGAGGCAAGACAACGCTAGTCACCGTGACAAGCAAGAAAAATTAATTGAAAATGACGCTCAAGCAACTCATACTGGGAGTCGTTTCTTCATGCTGATACACTGAAAATTcaatcttttttcttcttatttttcgtTCGCAATGGACGCTGATatttaaaggaagaaaaaaagtgatttAATCTCTCCGTGTGTACCTGTGGAGATCGTTAACACACTGACCTCATTTGTACGTTACTCCCACGATACTGTCGCTTTGCAGCTGCATTTTAGTTAAACTTCATTCATTAATGCTATACGGACAAACCACGGAAATGAAAGGGTAGCAAGTCCCGCTGTGCTGCGGAAGAGATTTGTGAGCCACGCGAACGAGTCTGTACCAGCGTATGTTTGAATATTGCAAATATTGAACTTGAAATAGCAAACGTCTAAACAGGGAATATTTAATTTATGAAAGGTATGCTGCAGCGAGGCTATTGATGGTGGTGTTGGTCACATTCAGAAGCTTAGCTCAGCTGATCAAGCCAAGAGGATTCTTGCAAGCTTTTTTGCCGCATTCGCTATGTTCATTGGTCCTGGCATTTTAACAAGTTCACGGTAGAGTACCAACCTACACTTATCGTACACGCGCGATTCTCAAACAGCAGGACAAGACACCCTTTTCCGTAGATAATAAAACCTTTCCAACAATTCTTCTTAAACTTCATGCATGAGTGTAACTTGTTTATTTATGTGTGATGAACCTGTGTCGTTTTATGTATATTTTTATGCCAAAGAGCAATCTTtcgaataaacaaaaaaaagacacccTTCCAGGCCACAGTTGTCAGCCGCTATCACCTTGGTGTATTTATATATCAAGACAAAACGGCTAACAAGTGCCAAATACTGAATTTCCAAAAGAACGAGCACTGGAAAATGCAGTCACCTCTGGTCGCACAGTTACTCGTGCTTGGGTTGAAGTACGAAGAGAAAGCGACAAGTTTTCCGGAATCGAAACCGAAATCGAAACCGCGTTTGAAGTAACGCCGGCGGTGGCGCTGCGGTTTTTGCACCGCGCATGCGCATTCGTAGATTAGTGCAAAGCTGAAACGGGAGGCGGCTGCCGTGAATGAGCGTGTGAGTGACTGAATAATGGGGCTGTTAAGCGAAGGATCGCCGCTTTCGTGGCCGGAAACAAAGAAATTAGCGAATCACGTCCGCGAGCACGCCGTCACGCAGTTCATCAACCAGTATCGGCGCCTGAAGGACCGCGAGAATGACTGCCTCAAATGGGGCGACGAAGTGGAGTACATCATCGTGTACTTCGACCACGCCAAAAAGACGGCTCAGGTGAGCCTTAGGGCGAATGAAATCCTGCCTGCCCTCCAGGAGAAAGAGCGTCGCGATCCGAACAACGTAAAGTCGCTGTGGCGTCCCGAGTTCGGCGCGTACATGATTGAAGGTACGCCGGGGAAACCCTACGGCAGCCTCATTTCGCACTTCAACGTAGTCGAGGCGAACATGAAGGCCCGGCGAGACGAAGCGAGCGCGTACCTGCAACAAGGCGAGCAAGTTCTGTGCGTGACGACGTTTCCTCGCCTGGGCTGCCCCGGATTCACCCACCCCGTGTACCAGCCGCATCCTAAAGACAGCAACATGCGTTCCCTCTTCTTTCCCGACGAGGCTACATTTTCAGGCCACCCGCGTTTCAGAACCCTGGTGCGCAATATCCGCGAGCGTCGCGGCAAAAAAGTTGTGATCAATGTGCCCATTTTCAAAGACAAAAATACTCCCAGCCCCTTCGTCGAGGATTACGCCAAGCTCGGCGATGATGGGGAGGCCGTCAAAGCGGCGTTACCTGACCATGTCTACATGGATTCAATGGGCTTCGGTATGGGTAACTGTTGCCTCCAGGTTACATTCCAGGCATGCAACATCAGTGAAGCGCGCGTGCTGTACGACCAGTTGGCACCGGTTTGCCCTATCATGCTTGCCTTGAGCGCGGCGTCGCCAGTGTTCCGAGGTTATCTCACCGAGAGGGACTGCCGTTGGAACGTGATTGTCAGCTCGGTCGATGATAGAACAGACGAGGAGCTGGGATTAAAGCCGCTGTGCGAGAACAAGTTCGTCATTCGCAAATCCCGTTACTCCACCATAGAGTGCTACATATCAAAACTCGGTGAGAAGTACAACGACGTGAAAGTCGTCTACGACCAAGACATCTACAACAGGCTGCGATCCGCTGACATAGACCCGCTTTTGGCCCAGCACGTGGCTCACCTCTTCATCAGAGACCCCATCAGCCTCTTCAGTGAGAAAGTCGACCAGAACGATGAAGAGGATACTGACCATTTTGAAAATCTTCAGTCGACAAACTGGCACTCGATGCGCTTCAAGCCTCCGCCGCCGAACAGCAGCATTGGCTGGCGCGTTGAGTTCAGACCGTCTGAGCTGCAAATGACCGAGTTTGAGAATGCTGCTTACGTTGTCTTTGTCGTGTTGCTGACCCGTGTGATACTCTCGTACAAGCTGAGCTTCCTTATTCCAATCTCAAAAGTTGACCAAAACATGGAGGCTGCCCAGAAGCGGGATGCCGTGCGCACTCAGAAGTTTTGGTTTCGCAAGGACATTCTGACTTGCCACAGCCCACCTAGCCTGGCCCCAACCCTGAGTGCAGGCGGAACTGAGCATCACGATTTTCTCACTGAAATGAGTATCGACGAGATCATTAATGGAAAGCCGGGCGAATTCCCTGGCCTTATTCCACTCATCCGTATGTTCATTTCAAGCATGGATGTAGATGTGGACACTCAATGTACCGTTCAGCATTATCTCAATCTCATTCAGAAAAGGGCATCGGGAGAACTGTTGACGACTGCATCATGGATGCGCAAGTTCATCACTACGCACCCGGACTACAAGCAGGACTCTGTTGTCAGTGAGCGTATCAACtatgatttgcttctgctgatgtCAAAGATCCAAGATGGGTCTGTTGGCTGTCCTGAGCTGTTTGGAACGTCCACGAGCAAAACAAAGGCTCACATTCCATCTGCCATCCTCAACGCATCTGGCCCACTTTCGGCACCAGGTGGATATGCAAAGCAGCAGTGAAATCAGTTTGATCGTTTTGCCCGTGGTGTGCTGAATGATAGTGTGCAGTGCTTGTTCACAAAGCCAGATGCTTGTTAGCAGTTATTATTGGCCTATGGGAGATAATTTATTTTTATATCTTACCAGTGAGTGTAAACCGACCGTTATATGCGTACATACACGGTTAAACATGCGACCTGTGCTGTAAACAAGATGGCCATGCCAGTAGTTTCACGACATGCCAAGTTGCCTTTGAAATCACTACATTGTTAGAAGGCTATTAAAGTAGTCATGAGCTGAACTAGTCGATGGGTTTTTCAGAGGTCTAGTACCCATGTATTATCAAAATTATAATATAGTTTGCTCAACTTGTACATTTGTGCATCTTTAGAGAGCTGTAGACGTGAATGTGGGTGCTGTATATCTAGTCTGTTTCAAATCGTATCCTGCTTACCTGGTTACTGCTGCTTAGAATTTCCCACGCCATACCTGGGAGCACAGAAAATCTTATATATACAGGATGCTTTAATGTGGTGCAACAAAGGCTTGGTCTACAAACGTGATGCATACCGTTATTAGCCCATTTCATTTCTATTTTCAAGCCTGGTGTTCACTGCACGCAGGCCTTTCTGATGGTATATTTGCAAATAAGCAACACTAATGTATGTGCATGATTGTAGCTTTATGTGTGCTTTCTTGTCTCACTCAGAATAAGTGCCCAAATTTATATTTGTTTCAGTGGCGGTGTGCTACGTTTGATTATATAATCTTTGGGCATGCCAAGGTCCTTTTTACCTGACATTCCGCTAAGATATATGTGATAGTTGTTTTACAGGAAGCTGATTGTTTGTTAGAGTAAGCACATTAGCTCGTTGCAAGAACAAATGTTTTCTGTTGGTATAATGTGCTTTTGATGTATTGTGAAATTACCTTTATTGGCGATATTGTCTTTTTACGAGATTAGTTCTTGTTAATAAATAGCTGAATCAAAATGAATTTCGAATTTTTCAAGGCCAGTATTGCGACATTGTGAATCCTCAAACTTTCAATTTTGGGCTGAAACTAAAAAGACAGATGTTCAAGAGGATATATTTGCTTGAATAAATGAAATATTGCAACTACCTTTACTAAACCATTGGCTCCAGCGACAATTCAAGAATTTTTTATCACTTCTACCAAGCTGATGTCGAGTGTGATCAGCTTAATAATGCGAGTATGGCAGGCAAATTCATGTGATTTTTGCAGTAGaatgagcagtttttttttccagcataaacaaaaaattcggaacaagtTCTTTAGTGCATTTCGTTCACTTTTGCATTTTGCTGAACAAAACATTAATTCTGGCAACTGCACAGTTTAAGGCAAGGTATGCAGTTAATGTAAGGATGCCCTTTATCGTAGCAATATTTCATTCCTTGCAACCAACCTTGGCCAGACCGACCAATGCAAGTTGGAAATGTTATTTGTCAGCTTGAAGAACATCACAATTTTATTTCTTTAACACAGATCTCTACAAGCCTTTAAAGGAATTCTAGTAGTTACATAAGGTATGTTTTTGTGCATTTTAACTTGGGACATCAACTTCTTTAAGAGCTTAAATATggaaaaaaaagtctttaaaGAAACAAGTAGAATGCATTAAAGTGGGCCTCTAATGCAGATATGTTGATCACTGTGACTGAGAATGAGTTGGCAGTATGTCTCTCAGCCATCAAGTATCAATCCAGTTTCGCCAACACAGCTGGTCAGATTTCATGACTGCGAAAATAGCCAGTGTCCCATTTTAAAAGTCTCAAAGTGGCACTGTGTTATTCTCAGGGAGTGCACTGATTCTTCCAACTGATCAGAATTCCTGTCACTGCCAATGAAAAAGTTCATCTATTGTCTTTAGTTATAATTTGATGTCTCTAGTCACATTAAAATGTCTGCCACTACAGCAAAGTAATTATAAAAAGTGAGTGAATGTCGCACCTTCTAAATAATTAGGCTTCTTGGGCCCATTTTTTTAAACAGACCATGTATTTGTGCAGTAGAAAAGGATGGATTTGGCCGTTGGAAGAGTTAGTTGGTTAACCCAGAATTGATATCTCAAGTTGTTGCTCTTATGCAATCATCATTCCATGAAGATATCACTTTTCCACCGCAGATGCCCCAAATATTTGCAGACAAGCCAACATGAGATTCTAACTGACCTCTTGGGAAAGGACCATTCATGATTTATTCATTTTGTGATATAGCAACTAGCACATATGAAATTTCACTATTCGATTCATATAATGCATGAAAAGAACTGCTTCATCCCTTATTTTGGGTATGTGCAAGACCCATACATAAGAAATTTATTTATACACTCACTGTTCTTAATCAGTCAGtaattcttgtcttttttttattgcaggaACTAATGAGCCCTACAGAAACTGATATGATAAAATTTAGGCATCCCAGTTTGAAAGCGCCATAGGTCATATGTGCTTTTCCATTGGGCAATGGGAATTAATGCACTCTTTGCTCGAAATCTGGTTCATATTTATCTCCATAGATCTATGAACACGCTCACGagtagactcactcggactcgctcagactcagattgagcccgtgagtgagtccgggtgattAATATATTcatgagttcgagtgagtccccTTGGAGAAAATTTTTGTGAGTGCGAGTTCGAGTGAATTTGGTTCGGGAAAATTTTGATGTGTCCAAGTCGGAGTGAGTCCAGAGCGCAAAGTATGTTGTCTGAGTGAGTTATACTTTCTTTTGCCGACCTAATGTCCTATTTTAGTCATCTTCAGctttactatcagccttacctcgATTCACATTTACACCCATGTCTGTGCACAGGTATTACAAAGCAGTGTTGTTCATACACTGTTTTATATTTAATAATTAGAAGCATGAATTACAAAGGGGGGTAGGTTGACCTACCCCTGTCAACTCTTCCAGAGAATTTCTTGATTATTGTATGTTATGCTatctcttccaagaaaaatgGTATTACTGGTTTGGAAGCACTCGGAACTCATTTTTGCAGATACTATATATGTCAAATGACACCAAGAAGAGAATCGATTACATGAGATATTGTTGTTAAAGAGCATTGGTACCATGGTTGAAGAAGCTAATTCGAGGCTGACAGACTCATGAGTAGACTCATTCAGATTGAGATGTGAGGCCGGGTGATTGATGTTTTTGTGAGTTTGACTTGGATCGAGTCTATTCGCGAGTTTGATTCCGAGTGAGCCCTAAACTAAAGatgtatttcatgagtgagtccgAGTCA
Protein-coding regions in this window:
- the Gclc gene encoding glutamate--cysteine ligase codes for the protein MGLLSEGSPLSWPETKKLANHVREHAVTQFINQYRRLKDRENDCLKWGDEVEYIIVYFDHAKKTAQVSLRANEILPALQEKERRDPNNVKSLWRPEFGAYMIEGTPGKPYGSLISHFNVVEANMKARRDEASAYLQQGEQVLCVTTFPRLGCPGFTHPVYQPHPKDSNMRSLFFPDEATFSGHPRFRTLVRNIRERRGKKVVINVPIFKDKNTPSPFVEDYAKLGDDGEAVKAALPDHVYMDSMGFGMGNCCLQVTFQACNISEARVLYDQLAPVCPIMLALSAASPVFRGYLTERDCRWNVIVSSVDDRTDEELGLKPLCENKFVIRKSRYSTIECYISKLGEKYNDVKVVYDQDIYNRLRSADIDPLLAQHVAHLFIRDPISLFSEKVDQNDEEDTDHFENLQSTNWHSMRFKPPPPNSSIGWRVEFRPSELQMTEFENAAYVVFVVLLTRVILSYKLSFLIPISKVDQNMEAAQKRDAVRTQKFWFRKDILTCHSPPSLAPTLSAGGTEHHDFLTEMSIDEIINGKPGEFPGLIPLIRMFISSMDVDVDTQCTVQHYLNLIQKRASGELLTTASWMRKFITTHPDYKQDSVVSERINYDLLLLMSKIQDGSVGCPELFGTSTSKTKAHIPSAILNASGPLSAPGGYAKQQ